A stretch of the Ascaphus truei isolate aAscTru1 chromosome 4, aAscTru1.hap1, whole genome shotgun sequence genome encodes the following:
- the RTN4 gene encoding reticulon-4 isoform X6 has product MACRQSNWKEKVVDLLYWRDIKKTGVVFGASLFLLLSLTVFSIVSVTAYIGLALLSVSISFRIYKGILQAIQKSEEGHPFQSYLESNVAVSEELVQKYCNVTLSHINCTIKELRRLFLVEDLVDSLKFAVLMWVFTYIGALFNGLTLLILALISLFSVPVIYERHQTQIDHYIGLINKSVKDTSAMIVSKIPGLKRKPE; this is encoded by the exons ATGGCCTGTCGACAAAGCAACTGGAAAGAGAAGG TGGTTGACCTCCTTTACTGGCGAGACATTAAGAAGACAGGAGTGGTGTTTGGTGCCAGCCTGTTCCTGCTGCTCTCTCTGACGGTGTTCAGCATTGTGAGTGTGACCGCATACATTGGCCTGGCCCTGCTTTCTGTGTCCATCAGTTTTAGAATCTACAAAGGCATTCTTCAAGCAATCCAGAAATCGGAGGAAGGTCACCCATTTCA ATCGTACTTGGAGTCAAATGTCGCCGTGTCTGAGGAGCTGGTTCAGAAGTATTGCAATGTCACCCTAAGCCACATTAACTGCACAATTAAGGAGCTGAGGCGTCTCTTCCTGGTAGAAGATTTGGTTGATTCCCTGAAG tTTGCTGTGTTGATGTGGGTGTTCACGTATATCGGTGCCTTGTTTAATGGCCTGACTTTACTGATTCTGG CACTGATTTCCTTGTTTAGTGTTCCAGTAATTTATGAAAGACATCAG ACTCAAATTGATCACTACATAGGTCTCATAAACAAGAGTGTTAAAGATACTTCAGCTAT GATTGTTTCTAAAATCCCCGGACTGAAACGCAAACCTGAATAA
- the RTN4 gene encoding reticulon-4 isoform X7, with translation MDSQTVVDLLYWRDIKKTGVVFGASLFLLLSLTVFSIVSVTAYIGLALLSVSISFRIYKGILQAIQKSEEGHPFQSYLESNVAVSEELVQKYCNVTLSHINCTIKELRRLFLVEDLVDSLKFAVLMWVFTYIGALFNGLTLLILALISLFSVPVIYERHQTQIDHYIGLINKSVKDTSAMIVSKIPGLKRKPE, from the exons ATGGATTCCCAAACTG TGGTTGACCTCCTTTACTGGCGAGACATTAAGAAGACAGGAGTGGTGTTTGGTGCCAGCCTGTTCCTGCTGCTCTCTCTGACGGTGTTCAGCATTGTGAGTGTGACCGCATACATTGGCCTGGCCCTGCTTTCTGTGTCCATCAGTTTTAGAATCTACAAAGGCATTCTTCAAGCAATCCAGAAATCGGAGGAAGGTCACCCATTTCA ATCGTACTTGGAGTCAAATGTCGCCGTGTCTGAGGAGCTGGTTCAGAAGTATTGCAATGTCACCCTAAGCCACATTAACTGCACAATTAAGGAGCTGAGGCGTCTCTTCCTGGTAGAAGATTTGGTTGATTCCCTGAAG tTTGCTGTGTTGATGTGGGTGTTCACGTATATCGGTGCCTTGTTTAATGGCCTGACTTTACTGATTCTGG CACTGATTTCCTTGTTTAGTGTTCCAGTAATTTATGAAAGACATCAG ACTCAAATTGATCACTACATAGGTCTCATAAACAAGAGTGTTAAAGATACTTCAGCTAT GATTGTTTCTAAAATCCCCGGACTGAAACGCAAACCTGAATAA